From Ignavibacteria bacterium, one genomic window encodes:
- the yidD gene encoding membrane protein insertion efficiency factor YidD — MQQKRLTPIAVVLVAIIRFYRVAISPMFPSSCRFTPTCSQYTLEAIRSYGAIRGSWLGVKRISKCHPFHRGGHDPVPPAPGHSHHDHVHTI; from the coding sequence ATGCAGCAGAAACGCCTAACCCCGATCGCTGTTGTCCTTGTGGCCATTATTCGGTTCTACCGAGTGGCCATTTCGCCGATGTTCCCATCATCGTGCCGATTCACACCTACCTGCTCTCAATACACGCTCGAGGCCATACGATCCTATGGTGCTATTCGTGGGTCTTGGCTTGGTGTGAAACGAATCTCAAAATGTCATCCCTTCCACCGTGGCGGGCACGATCCTGTTCCCCCGGCTCCTGGTCATTCTCATCACGATCACGTGCATACGATCTAA